One part of the Bacillus sp. FJAT-27916 genome encodes these proteins:
- a CDS encoding long-chain fatty acid--CoA ligase has product MNTSHYSVWPNRMPKFLTVPESPLFDNLAVTAKRYPKKTCLHYYGASMTYEEVLREVETLSSYLHHELQVKPKDRVILFMQNSPQYVIAFYAILRAHAVVVPVNPMNTTNELKFYIQDCECKTAIVGQELHQEISPLLENTSLTNLIITAYSDYHTSTDDTLPPEVKNARIAFDDENRHGWSDIMQSSLPIPAFEGHADDMAVIPYTSGTTGLPKGCVHTNRTIQANVVSAVNWLNTYSDSVHLSALPFFHVTGMLHSMHAPIYAGAEMVILTRWNRNHAVSFIEKYRCSHWINISTMVIDFLSNPSLADYTISSLSCIAGGGAALPEAVGEKLYKLTGLRFAEGYGLSETISHTHFNPIDRPKLQCLGVPAFNVDARIVEPTTFKELGPHETGEIIVNGPQVFTGYYNRPEETEQAFIQLDGKSFFRTGDIGHFDEEGYYFMVDRVKRMINASGYKVWPTEVESLLYKHPSVEQACVVGVPDPKRGESVKAYIILSEEEKGKVTEEEMVEWAKTQMAAYKYPRTIEFRDAFPMTASGKILWRKLQDEARNQEKFIKG; this is encoded by the coding sequence ATGAATACATCTCATTATTCTGTATGGCCCAATCGGATGCCGAAGTTTTTGACAGTGCCGGAAAGTCCATTGTTCGATAATCTAGCCGTTACGGCAAAGAGGTACCCGAAGAAGACATGTCTTCATTATTATGGAGCATCTATGACGTATGAGGAAGTACTTCGAGAGGTAGAGACGCTTTCCTCTTATCTTCATCATGAGCTTCAGGTGAAACCAAAAGACCGAGTCATCTTATTTATGCAAAATTCCCCTCAATATGTCATTGCCTTTTATGCGATTCTGCGCGCACATGCGGTGGTCGTTCCAGTTAACCCAATGAATACAACCAACGAGCTGAAATTCTATATACAGGATTGCGAATGCAAGACAGCCATTGTCGGTCAGGAGCTTCACCAAGAAATCAGCCCTCTCCTTGAAAACACCTCACTTACTAATCTCATTATTACTGCCTATTCTGATTACCACACCTCAACAGATGATACTCTCCCCCCAGAGGTGAAAAATGCCCGAATTGCCTTTGATGATGAGAATCGGCATGGCTGGTCGGATATCATGCAGTCTAGCTTGCCGATTCCAGCGTTTGAGGGACATGCCGATGACATGGCGGTCATTCCGTATACTTCTGGAACAACAGGGCTTCCAAAGGGATGTGTTCATACAAACCGGACCATTCAGGCGAATGTGGTAAGTGCAGTCAATTGGCTGAATACATACTCTGATTCGGTTCATTTATCGGCTTTGCCATTTTTTCATGTAACTGGGATGCTCCATAGCATGCATGCACCTATTTATGCTGGAGCAGAGATGGTTATCCTCACACGCTGGAACAGGAATCATGCTGTTTCTTTTATTGAGAAATACCGTTGCTCGCACTGGATCAACATTAGCACTATGGTCATTGATTTTCTTTCGAACCCTTCTTTAGCTGATTATACTATTTCCAGTTTGTCCTGCATTGCTGGAGGAGGAGCTGCGCTGCCTGAAGCGGTCGGGGAAAAACTGTACAAGCTGACGGGTCTGCGCTTTGCGGAAGGATACGGTCTCTCTGAAACGATATCCCACACCCATTTCAATCCGATTGATCGGCCGAAGCTGCAATGTTTGGGAGTGCCTGCTTTTAATGTCGATGCTCGGATTGTGGAACCTACTACCTTTAAGGAGCTTGGTCCGCATGAAACAGGTGAGATTATTGTCAATGGACCGCAGGTGTTTACAGGATACTATAATCGGCCTGAGGAAACCGAGCAGGCTTTCATTCAGTTGGATGGCAAATCCTTCTTTCGTACAGGAGACATTGGTCATTTCGATGAGGAAGGCTATTACTTTATGGTTGACCGAGTGAAGCGGATGATCAATGCCTCGGGCTATAAAGTGTGGCCGACAGAAGTAGAGAGTTTATTGTACAAACACCCTTCTGTTGAGCAGGCATGTGTCGTTGGTGTCCCTGATCCGAAACGCGGAGAAAGTGTCAAAGCCTATATCATTTTGAGTGAGGAGGAGAAAGGGAAGGTTA
- a CDS encoding chromosome segregation protein SMC translates to MIPWRLKFSGVRDYPPTLLDLSGEDAHVMITGPNGSGKSTITFCMGAVLYSAKVDIEGLKSRNLEANQTWKAAISFLFKNEGANKIDAPDYVEFTLKIVQEPGQPIKKEYSISTGENIDEWEEEKRYTSGDRFYNFTSYKNDLKYKYKVDPDHYYLIWYQQEVNQFAVMHPEERFRIFSEMHGIDKVQRDWEESMEKVKEAEETSRASETNVKLKKAELGMAKNAFDRYTDNQRRLYEGGKLYAQSLLGMEASYQKQVRELAGQVEQTHEDIHEENEELARIRLVQDRLAWELTDRKEMLQSKEAEHEQEERILQDIKDQIKSIQVKIHNLEDELEDITKRKSQMTRTEAEVKAELERVKIRQQEIEEALKQKDSELNKVMNCWQEGVQVIAGLEQEIKQIDSLETIHKARLAEYISSHHVQMTIDQLNRTILDNRDRHDVLRKEKLELQAELSYLKEGQNVSYRQRESLAYFKDRGVQAFPLSALLEMEERVNPREEQLFQAIKYTVFFDGRKAVPPNDLYHVPLSLVIPDQVRMSLPNVPLKVKGDLRESMLPHAMKALWWVAQLFEDGLPEINGGMLTDSLGIRGSQEKERLILSQKAIRLRKQEVENQVDERTDLMRELDASIAGDTKLYQKLNGIIHQVKESEAFMLAEHEHARKRERLKALVHERDELEGLRRQHEQKKQVLTRKQIEDKLYQDQLEEEASFYLELGKMKEKYEELHQLNLNLTNEKRREREQKLKLELLEEELDKLEQIISKAEKEARNVAGQIDDSARKLEYLAVQADNQKSDQDAAEFGLMDVKRELEDLKQAALAIYEEAAQNVDEHNLSALPVLKSERESGKITFDLARNEAGIDPAAPQNYETVKKEYERFESEYTRTKLLLEQDKERMEKLRDQLETTISMRVIEIQQRFKNYMSQFQFEGDISWDSFEDRRKRTHFQLFIKARKEGHRGSLEDVSVKARGGKVGKGVSGGEESLSSLLFALCLLQNLQITPGFIILDEFDSALDENRKVKVFDLYEKELQRKLIILTPKSHENEYLNRFSKAFVVRHDPRIPESRVAGILKKERVEH, encoded by the coding sequence ATGATTCCGTGGAGATTGAAATTTTCGGGGGTGCGGGATTATCCGCCGACTTTATTGGATTTGTCTGGTGAGGATGCGCATGTGATGATTACTGGTCCGAATGGGTCAGGAAAATCAACGATTACCTTTTGCATGGGCGCTGTGCTGTATTCCGCCAAGGTCGATATCGAGGGCTTGAAATCGAGAAATCTGGAAGCAAACCAAACATGGAAGGCCGCGATTTCCTTCTTGTTCAAAAATGAAGGCGCCAATAAGATTGATGCCCCGGACTATGTGGAATTTACGCTGAAAATTGTGCAGGAGCCAGGACAGCCAATCAAGAAAGAATACAGTATCTCAACTGGTGAGAATATCGATGAATGGGAAGAGGAGAAAAGATATACATCAGGCGATCGGTTTTATAATTTCACCTCTTATAAAAATGACCTGAAATATAAATATAAGGTCGACCCGGATCATTATTATTTGATTTGGTATCAGCAGGAAGTCAATCAATTCGCCGTCATGCACCCAGAGGAGCGGTTCCGGATATTCAGTGAGATGCACGGAATTGACAAAGTGCAACGTGATTGGGAAGAAAGCATGGAAAAGGTGAAGGAAGCAGAGGAAACTTCACGTGCCTCAGAGACGAATGTGAAGCTGAAGAAGGCGGAGCTCGGGATGGCGAAAAACGCATTTGACCGCTATACCGACAATCAGAGACGTTTGTACGAAGGGGGGAAGCTGTATGCGCAGTCCTTGCTTGGCATGGAGGCCTCCTACCAGAAACAAGTCCGCGAATTGGCTGGTCAAGTTGAACAAACACATGAAGACATCCATGAGGAGAACGAAGAGCTTGCACGTATTCGTCTCGTTCAAGACCGTCTGGCTTGGGAATTGACTGATAGAAAAGAAATGCTTCAATCAAAGGAGGCTGAGCATGAACAGGAAGAGCGGATTTTGCAAGATATTAAGGACCAAATCAAGAGCATTCAAGTTAAAATCCATAACCTAGAAGATGAACTTGAGGACATCACAAAGAGAAAAAGTCAGATGACTCGTACAGAAGCAGAAGTGAAAGCCGAGCTTGAAAGGGTCAAGATCCGCCAGCAGGAGATTGAAGAAGCCTTGAAGCAAAAGGATTCTGAGCTGAACAAGGTGATGAACTGCTGGCAAGAGGGAGTTCAAGTAATTGCGGGTTTAGAGCAAGAAATTAAGCAGATTGATTCCTTGGAGACTATTCATAAGGCCCGTTTGGCTGAATATATAAGCAGCCACCATGTCCAAATGACGATTGATCAGTTGAACAGGACTATTTTGGACAATAGGGATCGGCATGATGTTCTGCGGAAGGAAAAGCTTGAGCTGCAAGCAGAATTGTCTTATTTGAAGGAAGGTCAAAACGTATCATATAGGCAGAGGGAATCACTTGCTTATTTCAAGGATAGAGGTGTACAGGCATTTCCGCTGTCAGCCCTTCTTGAAATGGAAGAACGGGTGAATCCTCGGGAGGAGCAGTTGTTTCAGGCAATCAAGTACACAGTCTTCTTCGATGGTCGAAAAGCGGTTCCGCCGAATGATTTGTACCATGTTCCTTTATCCTTGGTTATCCCTGATCAAGTCCGGATGTCGTTGCCGAATGTTCCATTAAAGGTGAAAGGGGATCTCCGCGAATCGATGCTTCCTCATGCGATGAAGGCCCTCTGGTGGGTCGCCCAATTGTTTGAGGATGGGCTGCCAGAGATCAATGGCGGCATGCTAACAGACAGTTTAGGGATTCGCGGGTCACAGGAGAAGGAACGGCTTATCCTTAGTCAAAAAGCCATCCGTTTGCGCAAGCAGGAAGTAGAGAACCAAGTGGATGAACGGACAGATCTGATGAGAGAGCTTGATGCGAGCATTGCCGGAGATACTAAGTTATACCAGAAGCTGAATGGAATTATCCATCAAGTGAAAGAATCTGAAGCCTTCATGCTAGCTGAGCATGAGCATGCTCGCAAACGTGAACGATTGAAGGCACTTGTGCATGAACGAGATGAGTTGGAAGGGCTGCGTCGTCAGCATGAACAGAAGAAGCAGGTTTTGACGCGCAAGCAGATTGAGGACAAGCTCTATCAGGACCAATTGGAAGAAGAAGCGAGCTTTTACCTGGAATTAGGGAAGATGAAAGAGAAGTATGAAGAACTTCATCAATTAAACTTAAATTTGACGAACGAAAAGCGCCGAGAGAGGGAACAAAAACTGAAGCTTGAGCTTTTAGAAGAAGAGCTTGATAAGCTTGAACAAATCATCTCTAAGGCTGAAAAAGAAGCACGAAATGTAGCCGGGCAAATAGATGACTCCGCTCGGAAACTGGAATATTTGGCAGTACAGGCAGATAATCAGAAATCGGATCAGGATGCAGCCGAGTTTGGGCTGATGGATGTAAAACGAGAGCTGGAGGATTTGAAACAGGCTGCTCTTGCCATATATGAGGAAGCGGCTCAAAATGTTGATGAACATAATCTCTCTGCTCTCCCTGTCTTAAAAAGTGAACGGGAGAGCGGCAAGATTACATTTGACCTCGCACGAAATGAAGCTGGCATCGACCCAGCTGCTCCGCAGAACTATGAAACGGTGAAAAAGGAATATGAACGGTTTGAGAGTGAATACACCCGCACGAAGCTATTGCTCGAACAGGATAAGGAACGAATGGAAAAACTGCGGGATCAGCTTGAGACGACAATTAGCATGCGGGTCATTGAAATCCAGCAAAGGTTCAAGAACTATATGAGCCAGTTTCAGTTTGAAGGGGATATTAGCTGGGATAGCTTTGAAGACAGGCGGAAGCGAACTCACTTTCAGCTATTCATCAAGGCACGCAAGGAAGGGCACCGCGGGTCGCTGGAAGATGTGAGCGTGAAAGCGCGCGGCGGTAAGGTCGGCAAAGGAGTCTCTGGCGGTGAGGAATCACTCAGCTCTCTCTTATTTGCTCTCTGTCTCCTTCAAAACCTGCAAATCACGCCGGGCTTTATTATCTTAGATGAATTTGATAGCGCCCTAGATGAGAATCGCAAGGTGAAGGTTTTTGATTTGTATGAAAAAGAATTGCAGCGCAAGCTCATTATTTTAACGCCAAAGTCACATGAAAATGAGTATCTGAACCGTTTCTCAAAAGCATTCGTCGTTCGCCATGATCCGCGGATTCCTGAGAGCAGGGTCGCTGGGATTTTGAAGAAGGAACGAGTGGAGCATTAG
- a CDS encoding DUF2399 domain-containing protein: MIRVEEIDYIKEWVLKKGEELEVPYTSNRSDGLMYVNVIKHTQRTYRITGVLTISASEPSFTEVDKNLLQFGFTPRKKVSLPDNDQTLKWLREGFIIKEIRFKKDGRTPDSQHYRMGYRLFAYSENEKRKKTEAAEKELLAWVEKAKLVTSLSIPSHKSIDLRRLIKVVEDFCHQTAADIKVSVGFPSGWTLAKRLRFLHFLVAFLQLSIKREQFDWKEIGASYYQEIGGSKRFDRDKNDFIEQLEGLAECPLVRLGLTSLGRITPFYFSGPLVGGYSSFQYGPVHALTDLSISSDDYRTTAKALWLVENRAILTRMASEENFLEETNSLIMCVDGHLRSSHKQCISQLLAGSDIDQVLIWCDYDPDGLQIAHEIYETVSDAKGKELKWIQPDQQVSTSLLEYEGYMLAFLEENRMEQEEMAGSREEWVKWLNH; the protein is encoded by the coding sequence ATGATACGTGTTGAAGAAATTGATTATATAAAAGAATGGGTGTTAAAGAAAGGCGAAGAACTGGAGGTTCCATATACGAGCAATCGTTCAGATGGATTGATGTATGTGAATGTGATCAAGCATACGCAAAGAACATACCGCATTACTGGAGTATTGACTATTTCGGCAAGTGAACCTTCCTTTACGGAGGTTGATAAGAACTTGTTGCAGTTTGGATTCACTCCTAGAAAGAAGGTTAGTCTTCCGGACAATGATCAGACATTGAAATGGCTGCGTGAGGGATTCATCATAAAAGAGATTCGTTTTAAGAAGGATGGCAGAACCCCGGACTCTCAGCATTATAGAATGGGATATCGACTATTTGCCTATTCAGAGAATGAGAAGCGCAAAAAAACTGAGGCTGCTGAGAAAGAATTATTAGCTTGGGTTGAAAAGGCGAAATTAGTGACTAGTTTGTCAATTCCCAGTCATAAGTCAATTGATTTACGTCGTTTAATAAAAGTAGTGGAAGATTTTTGCCATCAAACAGCCGCGGATATAAAAGTATCGGTCGGCTTTCCTTCGGGATGGACATTGGCGAAGAGGCTGCGCTTTCTTCATTTTTTAGTGGCATTCCTGCAATTATCCATAAAGCGAGAGCAGTTTGATTGGAAGGAGATCGGAGCCTCTTATTATCAAGAGATTGGCGGATCGAAGCGATTTGATCGTGATAAAAATGATTTTATCGAGCAATTGGAAGGGCTGGCAGAATGCCCACTTGTACGGCTGGGATTGACAAGCCTTGGGAGAATCACTCCCTTCTATTTCTCAGGGCCGCTCGTAGGCGGTTACTCGAGTTTCCAATATGGTCCAGTACATGCGCTAACCGACCTATCTATTTCGAGTGATGATTATAGGACAACGGCAAAAGCATTATGGCTTGTGGAGAACCGGGCGATTTTGACGAGGATGGCTTCCGAGGAGAATTTCCTGGAGGAAACGAATTCTTTAATCATGTGTGTGGACGGGCATTTACGTTCCTCTCATAAACAATGTATCTCACAGTTATTGGCTGGAAGCGACATTGACCAGGTGTTAATTTGGTGTGATTATGACCCGGATGGGCTTCAGATTGCGCATGAAATTTATGAGACGGTCAGTGATGCGAAGGGGAAAGAATTAAAATGGATTCAGCCGGACCAGCAGGTTTCGACAAGTCTGCTCGAATATGAGGGGTATATGCTTGCCTTTTTGGAGGAGAATCGAATGGAGCAAGAAGAGATGGCAGGAAGCAGGGAGGAGTGGGTAAAATGGCTGAATCATTGA
- a CDS encoding glycoside hydrolase family 43 protein, producing MKIQNPILTGFHPDPCICRRGEDYYIAVSTFEWFPGVGIYHSKDLKNWRLLSRPLNRMSQLNMMGNPDSGGVWAPALSYSDGKFWLIYTDVKVTDGQWKDCHNYLVTCEEPDGEWSEPIHLNSSGFDPSLFHDEDGKKYFVNMMWDHRIGNHPFYGIVLQEYSDAAQRLVGEKKIIFKGTDIKLTEAPHLYKWNGYYYLLTAEGGTKYDHQATIARSKTIEGPYEVHPENPLITSFPYPRNPLQKAGHASIVQTHTDEWFLVHLTGRPLPKENEALLDPRGFCPLGRETAIQRLVWKEDGWPYIEGGNEPSLEIEGPKMAEVKWERDFEEKDDFNSEVLNLHFQTLRIPLGEDGVSLTDKPGHLRLYGRESLTSKFTQAFVARRWQHFNFIAETKVAFNPNTFQQAAGLVNYYNTENWSALQITWNEEKGRVLDLTVCDNFIFDQPLRGNEIIIPDSSEYVYLRCEVQTNTYHYSYSFDGADWSIIPVTLHSYKLSDDYIRGGGFFTGAFVGMQCQDTSGQRKAADFDYFTYKVTE from the coding sequence ATGAAGATTCAAAATCCCATTCTAACAGGTTTTCATCCAGATCCATGTATATGCAGAAGAGGAGAAGATTATTATATTGCCGTTTCCACCTTTGAGTGGTTTCCTGGTGTGGGAATCTATCACTCTAAGGACTTGAAGAATTGGCGCCTCCTATCAAGACCACTGAATCGAATGAGCCAATTAAACATGATGGGAAACCCAGATTCCGGCGGTGTTTGGGCTCCAGCCCTTTCCTATAGTGACGGGAAGTTCTGGCTTATCTATACAGATGTGAAGGTAACAGATGGACAGTGGAAGGATTGTCATAATTATCTGGTTACCTGTGAAGAGCCTGACGGAGAGTGGTCTGAACCTATTCATCTAAATAGCTCGGGATTTGATCCATCCTTATTTCATGATGAGGACGGGAAGAAATATTTCGTGAACATGATGTGGGACCACCGCATTGGCAATCATCCTTTTTACGGGATTGTGCTGCAGGAATACAGCGATGCAGCACAAAGGCTGGTTGGAGAGAAGAAAATCATCTTTAAGGGAACAGATATTAAATTAACAGAGGCGCCTCACCTATATAAATGGAACGGCTATTATTATTTGCTCACGGCAGAGGGGGGAACGAAGTACGATCATCAAGCAACCATCGCCCGCTCCAAGACAATAGAAGGGCCATACGAGGTACATCCTGAGAATCCGCTTATTACTTCATTTCCATATCCAAGAAACCCGCTGCAAAAAGCAGGCCATGCCTCTATTGTTCAAACCCATACAGATGAATGGTTTTTGGTCCATTTAACGGGCCGGCCGCTTCCTAAGGAGAATGAAGCCTTACTTGACCCGCGTGGCTTTTGTCCGCTTGGAAGGGAAACGGCGATTCAACGTTTAGTTTGGAAGGAGGATGGCTGGCCATATATTGAGGGCGGCAATGAGCCGTCACTTGAAATCGAGGGACCAAAGATGGCTGAGGTGAAATGGGAAAGGGACTTTGAGGAAAAGGATGACTTTAATAGTGAAGTCCTGAACCTTCATTTCCAGACATTGAGGATCCCGTTGGGAGAAGATGGCGTATCCTTAACTGACAAGCCTGGTCATCTAAGACTTTATGGCAGGGAATCACTGACGTCAAAATTCACGCAAGCATTTGTGGCAAGACGCTGGCAGCATTTTAACTTTATTGCGGAAACAAAGGTCGCTTTCAACCCTAATACTTTCCAGCAGGCTGCCGGATTAGTGAATTATTATAATACAGAGAATTGGAGTGCTCTCCAAATCACTTGGAATGAGGAAAAAGGGCGAGTCTTGGACTTAACGGTTTGTGATAATTTCATATTTGACCAGCCATTGAGAGGGAATGAAATCATTATTCCTGATTCCAGTGAATATGTGTACTTAAGATGTGAAGTTCAAACAAATACGTATCACTATTCCTATTCCTTTGATGGAGCGGATTGGTCAATAATCCCGGTTACCTTACACTCCTATAAGCTTTCAGATGATTATATTAGAGGCGGAGGATTCTTTACGGGTGCTTTTGTCGGCATGCAATGTCAGGATACATCCGGACAGAGAAAAGCAGCGGATTTTGACTATTTTACTTATAAGGTTACAGAGTAA
- a CDS encoding extracellular solute-binding protein: MLKKKAVSSLAGLFVLALVLSGCSGSDNASSDGKKVIKFMHLWPEGSSKQHHAIVENIIADFEKEHDDVKVEVEVLSNEQYKDKMKVLSASGELPDVGMTWSAGYLEPYVKGEKFAPLDDLLEGDLKDSFVSGTTEAYQVDGKTYGLPLELNIASVFYNKAIFKENGLEAPKTFDELIKAAKTLDKNGVEPIALGNKDKWTGSLWYMYLADRIGGTKALNSAIDRSGSFEDPALVSAAEKVQELVDAKAFVDGFNGLSDEEAKSMFMNEQAAMYLIATWDLPNYTTNVEVPQEFRDSVGFFDFPAVDGKGDMNSYVGGPGVGLFVSENSDVKEEAKEFVSFFTQAWGEKSVTEAGVIPATKVDGEALDLPQMYVDVLEKLNTATNITLYADVQLSADVAQVHLDQIQALFGKETTPKDFAKTHEEALSK; the protein is encoded by the coding sequence ATGTTAAAAAAGAAAGCGGTTTCATCGTTAGCAGGCTTATTCGTGCTGGCGTTAGTGCTGTCAGGCTGCTCAGGTTCCGATAATGCCAGCTCTGATGGAAAGAAAGTAATCAAGTTTATGCATCTATGGCCGGAAGGAAGCTCCAAACAGCATCATGCTATTGTTGAAAATATCATCGCTGATTTTGAGAAGGAGCACGATGATGTCAAAGTAGAGGTTGAAGTATTAAGCAATGAGCAGTACAAGGACAAGATGAAAGTCTTATCCGCTTCCGGAGAGCTTCCAGACGTTGGGATGACTTGGTCTGCAGGCTATCTTGAACCTTATGTTAAGGGAGAAAAATTTGCCCCGCTTGATGATTTGCTTGAAGGCGATCTTAAGGATTCATTTGTTTCCGGCACGACTGAAGCGTATCAGGTAGATGGCAAGACATATGGACTTCCGCTGGAACTCAATATTGCCTCCGTCTTCTATAACAAAGCCATCTTTAAAGAAAATGGATTAGAAGCACCAAAAACGTTTGATGAACTCATAAAGGCGGCCAAAACACTGGATAAGAACGGCGTTGAGCCAATTGCTCTTGGTAATAAAGATAAATGGACCGGCTCCTTATGGTATATGTATCTAGCTGACCGCATTGGCGGAACAAAGGCATTGAATAGTGCGATAGACCGCTCCGGTTCATTTGAAGATCCCGCACTTGTATCTGCTGCTGAAAAAGTCCAGGAATTAGTAGATGCTAAAGCATTTGTAGACGGTTTTAACGGATTATCTGATGAAGAGGCTAAGAGCATGTTCATGAACGAGCAGGCAGCAATGTACCTCATTGCAACCTGGGACCTTCCGAACTATACCACAAATGTTGAGGTTCCTCAGGAATTCAGAGACTCAGTCGGTTTCTTCGATTTCCCTGCTGTTGATGGGAAAGGTGACATGAATAGCTATGTAGGCGGGCCTGGAGTAGGGTTATTTGTTTCAGAAAATTCAGATGTCAAAGAAGAAGCAAAGGAATTTGTCTCCTTCTTCACTCAAGCATGGGGGGAGAAATCGGTCACAGAAGCCGGTGTCATTCCAGCTACAAAGGTTGACGGCGAAGCTCTAGACCTCCCTCAAATGTATGTGGATGTATTAGAAAAGCTGAACACGGCAACCAATATTACCCTATATGCGGATGTACAGTTAAGTGCTGATGTTGCCCAAGTCCATTTAGATCAAATCCAAGCCTTATTCGGCAAGGAAACAACACCTAAGGATTTCGCAAAAACACATGAAGAGGCTCTATCGAAATAG
- a CDS encoding carbohydrate ABC transporter permease, translating to MARLGKSLLYLSLAVVAVFQIFPIIWLFLFSLKSNQEIFGGSPFALPAEFRWENYLKVWEGGIGLYFFNSIWITGIAIMLTVLLASMATYAITRMQWKYSKLVLGLFMIGLMIPIHSALIPLFNMFLNVNLIDNPWSIVITYTAYNLPITMMILLGFYTTFPREIEEAAIIDGSSVHRMFFRIVLPMSMPILSTTVIINMIYNWNEFVFVNTFISSDKYKTLTVGIQNFIGQYMTDWGAIGATLIISFLPLLLAFIFFSNKVIEGLSSSAVKG from the coding sequence ATGGCTCGATTAGGAAAATCCCTATTGTATCTTTCACTGGCAGTTGTCGCTGTTTTTCAAATCTTCCCGATCATTTGGCTCTTCCTATTCTCGTTAAAGAGTAATCAGGAAATATTCGGGGGCTCCCCTTTCGCACTCCCCGCAGAATTCAGGTGGGAGAATTATTTGAAGGTATGGGAGGGCGGCATCGGCTTATACTTCTTTAATAGTATTTGGATCACAGGCATTGCCATCATGCTGACCGTACTGCTCGCCAGCATGGCGACCTATGCCATAACACGAATGCAATGGAAATACAGCAAGCTTGTTTTAGGCCTATTCATGATTGGACTAATGATTCCCATTCACTCAGCCCTGATTCCACTCTTCAATATGTTCCTGAATGTGAATTTAATTGATAATCCGTGGTCGATTGTGATTACCTATACAGCTTATAATTTGCCCATAACGATGATGATTCTGCTCGGGTTTTATACAACATTCCCTAGAGAGATTGAAGAAGCCGCGATTATTGATGGCAGCTCCGTCCACCGAATGTTTTTCCGGATTGTCCTGCCCATGTCTATGCCTATTCTGTCGACTACTGTGATTATTAATATGATCTATAACTGGAATGAATTTGTATTTGTGAACACCTTTATTAGCTCTGATAAATATAAGACCTTAACCGTTGGAATTCAGAACTTCATCGGTCAATATATGACCGATTGGGGCGCAATCGGAGCAACCTTGATTATCAGCTTCCTTCCCTTGCTTCTTGCCTTTATTTTCTTCAGCAATAAAGTGATAGAGGGACTATCATCAAGTGCGGTGAAAGGATAA
- a CDS encoding YesL family protein, whose protein sequence is MQELSGKLYILLEWVTRFAYLHILWIFFTLFGGVIAGIYPSTTTVFAIMRKWLNGEEDLPVFKTFWSYYKRDFLKSNHLGIYISIILFFILVDLFYLYSIADSAMHWTAVPLSVGVLFLSFLLLYLFPVFVHYHLPVRKTVRTAFLLMLISPVQIFVMMISLFSIAVILWIFPAIGFIFGISLYAFVTVWASRYSFKRLEQKQVS, encoded by the coding sequence TTGCAGGAGCTTAGCGGCAAACTTTACATATTACTAGAATGGGTGACACGTTTCGCTTATTTACATATACTTTGGATTTTCTTTACTTTATTTGGAGGAGTAATAGCGGGAATATATCCTTCTACGACAACAGTCTTTGCAATCATGCGGAAATGGTTGAATGGAGAGGAAGATTTGCCAGTATTTAAGACATTTTGGTCTTATTATAAGAGGGATTTTTTAAAGAGTAATCATCTAGGAATCTATATCAGTATTATTTTATTTTTTATCCTGGTTGATTTATTTTATCTATACAGCATAGCGGATAGTGCCATGCACTGGACGGCTGTTCCGTTGTCAGTAGGCGTGCTCTTTCTTTCCTTCTTGCTGCTGTATCTATTTCCTGTGTTTGTTCACTATCATCTGCCTGTCCGCAAGACAGTAAGGACGGCTTTTCTTCTGATGTTGATCAGCCCGGTTCAAATTTTTGTCATGATGATTAGTCTGTTTTCCATTGCGGTCATTCTATGGATATTTCCAGCTATCGGGTTTATCTTTGGAATAAGCCTGTATGCCTTTGTAACTGTATGGGCATCTCGTTATTCGTTTAAACGGCTGGAGCAGAAACAGGTGTCATAA